The following coding sequences are from one Mastomys coucha isolate ucsf_1 unplaced genomic scaffold, UCSF_Mcou_1 pScaffold9, whole genome shotgun sequence window:
- the LOC116084569 gene encoding olfactory receptor 11H4-like: MNRSSTHITEFVLLGFPGSWKIQIFLFVLFLVFYVLTLLGNGAIVCAVRCDSRLHTPMYFLLGNFAFLEIWYVSSTTPNMLANILSKTKAISFSGCFLQFYFFFSLGTTECFLLAVMAYDRYLAICRPLHYPTIMTRRLCCILVSSCWLIGFLGYPIPVFSISQLPFCGSNIIDHFLCDMDPLMALSCAPAPIIKLTFYVQNSLFLFFTIAYILRSYILLLRAVFQVPSAAGRRKAFSTCGSHLVVVSLFYGTVMIMYMSPTYGISTLMQKILTLVYSVMTPLFNPLIYSLRNKDMKVAVRKVLLGMRIVKTV; this comes from the coding sequence ATGAACAGATCATCAACACATATAACTGAATTTGTTCTCTTGGGATTCCCTGGTTCCTGGAAGATACAAATTTTcctctttgtgttgtttttggtgttttatgTCTTGACCTTGTTGGGAAATGGAGCCATCGTCTGTGCAGTAAGATGTGACTCACGTCTACATACCCCCATGTACTTCCTCCTGGGAAATTTTGCCTTCCTTGAAATCTGGTATGTTTCCTCCACTACTCCTAACATGCTAGCCAACATTCTGTCTAAGACCAAGGCCATCTCATTTTCAGGGTGCTTCCTGcagttctatttcttcttttcactgGGTACAACTGAATGTTTCCTCTTGGCAGTAATGGCTTATGATAGGTACCTGGCCATTTGCCGCCCATTACATTACCCTACCATCATGACTAGGAGGCTTTGTTGCATTCTGGTATCTTCATGCTGGCTCATTGGATTCCTTGGGTACCCAATCcctgtcttctccatctcccaacTTCCCTTCTGTGGTTCTAATATCATTGATCACTTCCTCTGTGACATGGACCCATTGATGGCTTTGTCCTGTGCCCCAGCTCCTATTATCAAATTAACATTTTATGTCCAAAattcccttttcctgtttttcactATAGCATACATTCTTCGGTCCTATATTTTGTTGCTCAGGGCTGTTTTTcaggttccttctgcagctggCCGGCGAAAGGCCTTTTCTACCTGTGGTTCCCATTTAGTGGTCGTGTCACTGTTCTATGGGACAGTAATGATAATGTACATGAGTCCTACATATGGCATTTCAACTTTGATGCAGAAGATCCTTACACTTGTATACTCTGTAATGACTCCTCTCTTTAATCCTCTGATTTATAGTCTTCGTAACAAGGACATGAAAGTTGCTGTGAGGAAAGTTCTGTTAGGAATGAGAATTGTCAAAACTGTATGA